A stretch of the Duncaniella dubosii genome encodes the following:
- a CDS encoding porin family protein → MKRKFLTFIIILAALCGVHQANAQFRWGATVGANFNDLKFKQSGILSVGKGFGESAGINGEMMFPGIGFGIDIGLRYEQLGAKLNLGDFPLWESQGYSTDERIYIHNIQIPFNLKFKYTRLQGFEDYLAPFVFGGPVFNIQAAHSKCDALKFSGGDLGLTVGAGAEIFRRWQLSASYTWGMTYALKAKVLTDYSARNRTWDVRLTYYF, encoded by the coding sequence ATGAAAAGAAAATTTCTTACGTTCATTATAATTCTTGCAGCCCTTTGCGGCGTTCATCAGGCCAACGCTCAGTTTCGCTGGGGTGCTACGGTCGGAGCTAATTTCAATGATTTAAAGTTCAAGCAGTCAGGAATCCTTTCTGTCGGCAAAGGCTTTGGCGAGTCAGCAGGAATCAATGGTGAAATGATGTTTCCGGGAATCGGATTCGGTATTGACATAGGTCTCCGCTATGAGCAGCTCGGTGCGAAGCTGAATCTCGGCGATTTTCCTCTATGGGAGTCGCAGGGCTATTCGACTGACGAACGTATCTATATCCACAATATCCAGATTCCATTCAATCTGAAATTCAAATATACCCGTCTGCAGGGTTTTGAAGACTATCTCGCTCCATTTGTTTTCGGTGGTCCTGTGTTCAACATTCAGGCTGCACATAGCAAATGTGACGCACTGAAATTTTCTGGTGGAGATCTCGGCCTGACAGTCGGCGCGGGAGCAGAGATTTTCAGACGCTGGCAGCTGTCTGCTTCATATACGTGGGGAATGACATATGCTCTTAAGGCGAAAGTCCTTACCGACTACAGCGCCCGCAACCGAACTTGGGACGTAAGACTTACCTATTATTTCTAA
- a CDS encoding C1 family peptidase: MNKYLFGAMALCLALGAQAKDKKTSENDSTGGFKFTDVTVVKTTPVKDQNKSGTCWSFSGISFLEDEILRKTGKEVDLSEMYVVRHCYNDKADKFIRMNGTINFAQGGSTLDVPYVMVNYGLVPEEAYRGLEYGEEKHDHTELSDAFTSFVNSINKAKKKSPAWKKAFSGMLDAYFGELPESFEYEGKTYTPQSFAQSLGINAADYVPVTSFTHHPFYESFAIEVADNWLWEKYHNVPLEEMKAIVDNALDNGYSIAWAADVSEPGFNWKKGYALIPKKKTANDLSGTELSRWVKLSDKDREAEANKITGPTQEITVTQELRQQMFDNQETTDDHGMVIVGKAVDQKGNKYYKVKNSWDTNQIYDGFFYVSEPYFLAKTLDILVNREAIPEDIAKKMKL, translated from the coding sequence ATGAATAAGTATTTATTCGGAGCGATGGCTCTCTGTCTGGCATTAGGCGCTCAGGCTAAAGACAAGAAAACCAGCGAAAACGACAGCACCGGCGGTTTCAAGTTCACAGACGTGACAGTCGTGAAGACCACACCTGTCAAGGATCAGAACAAGTCAGGAACATGCTGGAGTTTTTCAGGCATTTCTTTCCTTGAAGACGAAATCCTCCGCAAGACTGGCAAGGAAGTAGACCTCAGCGAAATGTATGTCGTCCGCCATTGCTACAATGACAAAGCCGATAAATTTATCAGAATGAACGGCACGATCAATTTCGCTCAGGGCGGAAGCACACTCGACGTTCCCTACGTAATGGTAAATTACGGTCTCGTCCCCGAAGAAGCATATCGCGGACTTGAATACGGCGAGGAGAAGCATGACCACACAGAACTGAGCGACGCATTCACTTCATTTGTAAATTCCATAAACAAGGCCAAGAAAAAATCTCCGGCTTGGAAAAAGGCCTTCAGCGGAATGCTCGACGCTTACTTCGGCGAGCTCCCCGAATCATTTGAATATGAAGGAAAGACCTACACTCCTCAGTCGTTCGCTCAGTCGCTCGGCATTAATGCCGCCGACTATGTTCCTGTGACTTCTTTCACTCACCATCCTTTCTATGAGTCGTTTGCAATTGAAGTTGCCGACAACTGGCTTTGGGAAAAGTATCATAACGTGCCTCTGGAAGAAATGAAGGCTATTGTTGACAACGCTCTTGACAACGGCTACTCGATTGCATGGGCAGCCGATGTCAGCGAACCGGGTTTCAACTGGAAGAAAGGCTACGCGCTAATCCCCAAGAAGAAGACTGCCAACGATCTCTCGGGCACAGAACTTTCGCGTTGGGTGAAACTCAGCGACAAAGACCGTGAGGCAGAAGCCAACAAAATCACCGGCCCCACACAGGAAATCACAGTCACTCAGGAACTCCGTCAGCAAATGTTTGACAATCAGGAGACCACTGACGACCACGGTATGGTAATCGTCGGCAAAGCCGTTGACCAGAAAGGCAACAAATATTATAAGGTCAAGAATTCATGGGACACAAACCAGATTTATGATGGTTTCTTCTATGTCTCAGAGCCTTACTTCCTTGCCAAGACTCTCGACATCCTTGTCAACCGCGAAGCAATCCCCGAGGATATCGCTAAGAAGATGAAACTTTAA
- a CDS encoding sigma-70 family RNA polymerase sigma factor, with protein MNMTNLIRRCENGDKDAMAELYRIYSPCMLRLVKRYVTDLSAAEDVLHDGFIIVFANIGKLKNPDKLEFWIRTIMKNLSLQYLKHLEATQLIDEEEEITDTPYTENKLSYEELDEIIGKLPTGYQKIFRLAVFENKSHKEIGEILGIAPNSSSSQLARAKAMLRRLINDREAKLYILVSVSMLTFSALYLKNRPEPPVLSNSDIPDQQSKSTTDFDLNYGNIIVSEVTRNGVDATTAEPAVSKKSSSQQATIGGNSSCTPSGHDTATEDISPNKHDRHQEEMTENMQPHAPTDTVIRDMIDSPTDLSDIPSYIADEKNKSGWQKYSIGATMRYTCIKATTESDILQPGLPSNVKFVERKVHHYFPMIFGITFSRSLSPRLALETGVTYTCLRSKLEYESDNDYAEMKTTAHFVGIPLKLNYSLFSYDGLSAYTTIGCKIDLPVNTHCETIHNTTDTPLPMLKPSLQFSIEGGIGIEYRLTRGINIYTEPSVTYHPDNHSSLPTTWQERPLMFNIPIGIRFCLQNEI; from the coding sequence ATGAATATGACCAATCTTATAAGGCGATGCGAAAATGGTGATAAGGATGCGATGGCCGAGCTTTATCGTATCTATTCGCCATGTATGCTCCGGCTCGTGAAACGCTATGTCACGGATCTGTCAGCAGCCGAAGATGTGCTCCACGATGGATTTATCATAGTGTTTGCCAATATAGGCAAACTCAAAAATCCTGATAAACTTGAATTTTGGATAAGAACAATCATGAAAAATCTGTCCCTGCAATATCTGAAGCATCTCGAAGCGACACAACTTATTGACGAAGAAGAGGAAATTACAGATACTCCATATACTGAAAACAAACTGAGCTACGAGGAACTTGATGAAATCATCGGAAAACTTCCAACCGGGTATCAGAAAATATTCAGACTTGCTGTATTTGAAAACAAGTCTCACAAAGAGATTGGCGAAATTCTCGGCATAGCCCCGAATTCGTCATCATCACAACTTGCAAGAGCCAAAGCGATGTTGCGACGACTTATTAACGACCGAGAAGCGAAACTGTATATACTGGTGTCGGTCTCGATGCTCACATTCTCAGCTCTGTACCTAAAAAATCGACCTGAACCACCCGTTTTATCCAATTCTGATATCCCTGACCAGCAATCAAAATCAACAACAGACTTTGATTTGAATTATGGAAATATAATTGTGTCTGAAGTCACGCGGAATGGTGTAGATGCGACAACGGCAGAACCTGCTGTTTCGAAAAAAAGTTCAAGCCAACAGGCTACTATCGGGGGAAATTCATCATGCACTCCATCCGGCCATGATACAGCGACAGAAGACATTTCACCAAACAAACATGACCGCCATCAAGAAGAAATGACAGAAAATATGCAGCCACATGCACCGACTGACACCGTCATACGCGATATGATAGATTCACCAACCGACTTATCAGATATTCCGTCATATATAGCCGATGAAAAAAACAAATCCGGATGGCAGAAATATAGCATTGGTGCGACCATGCGTTATACTTGTATTAAAGCAACAACAGAATCTGATATTCTTCAGCCGGGTCTGCCATCAAACGTGAAATTTGTTGAACGAAAAGTCCATCATTATTTCCCAATGATATTTGGTATAACTTTCTCACGCAGCCTCTCACCAAGGCTCGCACTCGAAACAGGTGTGACATACACCTGTCTTAGAAGCAAACTGGAATATGAGAGCGACAATGATTATGCAGAAATGAAAACTACAGCCCATTTCGTCGGAATACCGCTTAAACTGAATTACAGTCTATTTTCTTATGACGGTTTATCAGCCTATACAACAATCGGATGTAAAATAGATTTACCAGTCAACACACACTGCGAGACAATTCATAACACGACCGACACCCCTTTACCGATGCTTAAACCGAGTCTGCAATTTTCAATCGAAGGCGGAATCGGCATTGAGTACCGACTGACACGCGGTATTAACATTTATACCGAACCATCAGTGACATATCATCCTGATAACCATTCTTCATTACCGACTACATGGCAGGAACGACCTCTGATGTTCAACATCCCCATAGGCATACGTTTCTGTCTGCAAAATGAGATATGA
- a CDS encoding DMT family transporter, translated as MSDIKTSKASPPQSHSVGDIIKGNLFVLIATIFFGVNIPVVKILIPEWMSSVDVTIFRLGGGCILMWLASIFIKTDKIQRHDYLRIFLGGAVGLFLFMYLFNLSLRYADPIDVSIIMTFPPIFVILIGIIFQHKRTSWLEICGIAVGFIGAFLVIITQHSGEKGSDNMLGDCLALASTLCYAFYLVILEGPMLRYRPVSMLRWVFLMSCLPMLVLLPSLPKAEIFHTTDWQPWACIAFVLICPTFLSYFLINPAEKLIGSELVSIYQYFLPVVATIASVIMGIAKIHWIQILAMIVIIAGMLITNRAKRKQTRKE; from the coding sequence ATGTCTGACATAAAAACTTCCAAAGCCTCTCCACCTCAGTCGCATAGTGTGGGTGACATAATCAAGGGGAATCTGTTTGTCCTTATCGCCACAATATTTTTCGGTGTCAATATTCCTGTGGTCAAGATTCTGATACCTGAATGGATGAGTTCGGTCGATGTCACCATATTCCGCCTTGGAGGCGGTTGCATATTGATGTGGCTTGCCTCGATTTTTATCAAGACCGACAAGATTCAGCGTCACGACTATCTCCGCATATTTCTTGGCGGGGCTGTCGGGCTTTTTCTTTTCATGTATCTGTTCAATCTGTCGCTTCGCTATGCCGATCCGATTGACGTTTCCATCATCATGACCTTCCCCCCGATATTTGTCATTCTGATAGGAATTATTTTTCAGCATAAACGCACCTCATGGCTTGAAATATGCGGTATAGCCGTCGGATTTATCGGCGCATTCCTTGTTATCATCACCCAGCATTCAGGCGAGAAAGGCTCTGACAATATGCTTGGCGACTGCCTCGCGCTTGCCTCGACTCTCTGCTATGCTTTTTATCTTGTGATTCTTGAAGGACCGATGCTCCGCTATCGTCCGGTTTCGATGTTGCGTTGGGTATTCCTGATGTCATGTCTACCGATGCTCGTCTTGTTGCCGTCATTGCCGAAAGCTGAGATTTTCCATACCACTGACTGGCAGCCGTGGGCCTGTATAGCTTTTGTGCTTATCTGTCCGACTTTCCTGTCTTATTTCCTTATAAATCCGGCCGAGAAGCTGATTGGTAGCGAGCTGGTGTCAATCTACCAGTATTTCCTGCCGGTAGTCGCGACCATCGCTTCGGTCATTATGGGCATCGCCAAGATACATTGGATTCAGATTCTTGCGATGATTGTCATAATAGCCGGTATGCTTATAACAAACCGGGCCAAACGCAAGCAGACACGCAAAGAGTAG
- a CDS encoding Maf family nucleotide pyrophosphatase, with protein MFHPLENIKDYDVILASGSPRRRELLGMLDIDFRVDTSHPVDETVPAGLPAEEVAPYLSRLKAEAYPLSADEKKLVITADTVVIIDGEVLGKPVDEADARRMLGCLQGRTQKVITGVTVRTAKGMTTFSALSEVEFAPLTEHEIAYYVDKYRPFDKAGAYGIQEWIGAAGIKGITGSFYNVMGLPVQRLYSHLKSI; from the coding sequence ATGTTCCATCCGCTTGAAAATATAAAAGACTATGATGTGATTCTGGCGAGTGGCTCGCCACGCCGCCGTGAACTGCTCGGTATGCTTGACATTGATTTTCGCGTCGACACTTCACATCCTGTTGATGAGACTGTTCCGGCAGGACTTCCGGCAGAAGAGGTCGCCCCTTATCTGTCGCGGCTTAAAGCCGAGGCTTATCCGCTGTCGGCAGACGAAAAGAAGCTCGTGATAACGGCAGATACCGTCGTTATAATAGACGGAGAGGTTCTTGGCAAGCCTGTAGATGAGGCTGATGCCCGCAGGATGCTTGGATGTCTTCAGGGCAGAACTCAGAAGGTAATTACAGGTGTGACAGTCAGGACGGCAAAGGGTATGACTACGTTCAGCGCCTTGTCGGAGGTGGAGTTTGCTCCGCTGACAGAGCATGAGATAGCATATTATGTCGATAAGTATCGTCCATTTGACAAAGCGGGGGCTTATGGCATACAGGAGTGGATCGGCGCAGCCGGAATCAAGGGTATAACAGGCAGTTTCTATAATGTCATGGGGCTACCTGTCCAGCGTCTGTATTCACATCTGAAGTCAATATAG
- a CDS encoding flavin reductase family protein, translated as MLKEIKTRPVIAPLPVLIVGTYDNNGVADAMNVAWGGQCWDNHIALNISSNHKTTENMRLKKAFTVHIATAERVELADYLGIVSGHSEPKLVHVHASVVKGKTVDAPIIEDFVLAMECKIVSMTDNGDGGTRVVGEVMRTVADDTILDSDGKVDFSMLHPICFDQEKKVYRPLGEPIAEAFLVSKKLMA; from the coding sequence ATGTTGAAAGAAATAAAGACACGCCCGGTAATCGCTCCACTGCCGGTACTTATTGTTGGTACATACGATAATAATGGTGTTGCCGATGCCATGAATGTCGCTTGGGGCGGACAATGCTGGGACAATCACATAGCCCTGAATATATCATCGAACCATAAGACTACGGAAAACATGCGGCTAAAAAAAGCGTTTACCGTACACATAGCCACCGCCGAGCGGGTTGAGCTTGCCGATTATTTAGGAATTGTTTCAGGACATAGCGAACCTAAACTTGTCCACGTTCACGCATCCGTAGTCAAAGGCAAGACAGTGGATGCCCCGATTATCGAGGATTTCGTTCTGGCGATGGAGTGCAAGATAGTCTCCATGACAGATAATGGCGACGGAGGCACACGTGTGGTAGGTGAAGTCATGAGAACTGTCGCAGACGACACCATACTCGATTCTGACGGAAAAGTCGATTTCAGTATGCTCCATCCAATATGCTTCGATCAGGAAAAGAAAGTGTACCGTCCGCTGGGAGAACCTATTGCTGAGGCTTTCCTTGTTAGTAAAAAGCTCATGGCATAG